A single region of the Sorghum bicolor cultivar BTx623 chromosome 9, Sorghum_bicolor_NCBIv3, whole genome shotgun sequence genome encodes:
- the LOC8077048 gene encoding probable glycerol-3-phosphate dehydrogenase [NAD(+)] 3, cytosolic — protein MVGSYANGGGAAALVAEEKLDALRRLLGKSDGDPLRVVGVGAGAWGSVFCALLQDAYGRHRDRVQVRVWRRAGRAVDRADAERLFEVINSREDVLRRLIRRCAYLKYVEARLGDRTLHADEILRDGFCLNMLDTPLCPLKVVTNLQEAVWDADIVVNGLPSTETREVFGEIGRYWKERITQPLIISLAKGIEASLDPVPRIITPTQMISNATGVPLENILYLGGPNIASEIYNKEYANARICGADKWRKPLANFLRQPHFIVWDNSDLITHEVMGGLKNVYAIGAGMVAALTNESATSKSVYFSLCTSEMIYITHLLAREPEKLAGPLLADTYVTLLKGRNAWYGQKLAKGELTLEMGDSIKGKGTIQGVSAVNAFYELLSQGSLSVMHPETKKAVAPVELCPILKTLYKILIKRELTTNSILQAIRDESMYDPRERIEMAQRQSLFRPSLLGLAKGDAKA, from the exons ATGGTGGGGAGCTACGCGAACGGTGGCGGGGCTGCGGCGCTGGTGGCGGAGGAGAAGCTGGACGCGCTGCGGCGGTTGCTGGGGAAGTCGGACGGCGACCCGCTGCGGGTCGTCGGGGTGGGCGCCGGGGCGTGGGGGAGCGTGTTCTGCGCGCTGCTGCAGGACGCGTACGGCCGGCACCGCGACCGGGTGCAGGTGCGCGTGTGGCGCCGCGCTGGCCGCGCCGTGGACCGCGCCGACGCCGAGCGCCTCTTCGAGGTCATCAACTCCCGCGAGGACGTGCTGCGGCGGCTCATCCGACGCTGCGCCTACCTCAAGTACGTCGAGGCGCGGCTCGGGGACCGCACGCTGCACGCCGACGAGATCCTCCGCGACGGCTTCTGCCTCAACATGCTCGACACCCCGCTCTGCCCGCTCAAGGTCGTCACCAACCTGCAGGAGGCCGTCTGGGACGCCGACATAGTCGTCAACGGCCTGCCCTCCACGGAGACCAGGGAGGTGTTCGGGGAGATTGGGAGGTACTGGAAGGAGCGAATCACCCAGCCGCTCATTATCTCGCTGGCAAAGGGGATCGAGGCGTCGCTCGACCCTGTGCCCCGGATCATTACGCCCACGCAGATGATCAGCAATGCAA CTGGAGTTCCGTTGGAGAACATTCTGTATCTTGGAGGCCCAAACATTGCTTCTGAGATTTATAACAAAGAATATGCGAATGCtcgcatatgtggagctgacaAGTGGAGGAAACCTCTTGCAAATTTCTTGAGGCAACCCCATTTCATTGTATGGGACAATAGTGATCTCATTACTCATGAAGTCATGGGCGGCTTAAAAAACGTATATGCCATTGgggctg GTATGGTGGCAGCCCTTACCAATGAGAGTGCAACCAGCAAATCAGTATACTTTTCACTTTGCACATCTGAAATGATATACATCACCCATCTTCTAGCACGAGAGCCCGAGAAACTTGCAGGGCCCTTATTAGCTGACACATACGTCACCCTGCTGAAAGGTCGCAATGCATGGTACGGGCAGAAGTTAGCTAAGGGAGAACTGACTCTAGAAATGGGGGACAGCATCAAAGGCAAAGGGACTATCCAG GGTGTTTCTGCAGTCAATGCATTTTATGAACTGCTGAGCCAGGGAAGCCTAAGCGTGATGCATCCAGAAACCAAGAAGGCTGTTGCTCCTGTTGAGCTATGCCCAATACTCAAAACACTTTACAAAATTTTGATCAAGAG GGAGCTTACGACCAATTCCATCCTCCAGGCAATACGTGATGAATCAATGTATGATCCACGGGAAAGAATTGAAATGGCGCAGAGGCAGTCTCTTTTCCGGCCATCTCTTCTTGGCCTAGCTAAAGGTGATGCCAAGGCCTAA